The following is a genomic window from Sulfitobacter pontiacus.
GCCGCCTTGGCGGGCTGGTTCTTTGACCTTGATAAAATCGCTTTTGGCGTGCTGGTCTTGCAGGTTGCGACACCGGTGGCGGTGACATCCTACCTACTGGCAGAGAAATACGGTGCGGATGCGCAGTCTGTCGCGGGGCTGGTTGTCGTCTCTACCGTGCTATCGGTTGCCGCTTTACCGCTTATGCTGGGGTTTCTGCTGTAATTTCTGGTGGGCGTCGGCAGGGCAATCTGATAAACTAAATGTAATAAAAACACGATAAAAGCGAGAGGCCGATGAGCAGAACCTTTTGCGCCCTGATAATTGCTGTGCTTTTGGCATCATGTAGTGGCGGTCCGACCAGTGCCCCACGAGACCTTGATAACGCATGTGCGATTCTCAAAGAGCGCCCAGAATATTACCGCGCATTCCGTGCAGCTGAACGCCGTTGGGGCGTGCCCGTCCATGTGCAGATGGCGACGATCCATCAGGAAAGCAAATTCATCGCGGACGCCCGTACGCCGTTCCGCTATGTCATCGGCGTGATCCCCATGGGCCGACAGTCCAGCGCCTTTGGCTACAGCCAGGCGCTTGATGCGACATGGGATGAATATCTGGCCGAAGCTGGCGGTTTCCGCGCCAAGCGCGACCGGATCAACGACGCGTCGGATTTCATGGGGTGGTACATGAACAAGAGCCGCGACAAGAACGGCATCCCCCTGCATGACGCGGAAAACCAGTATCTGGCCTATCACGAAGGCAACACAGGCTATGCGCGCCAAAGCTATAATTCGAAACCCTGGCTGGTCGCCGTGGCCCGCAAGGTGCGTGCGCGCTCCGATATGTACCAGCAGCAGATTGCAGGGTGTCGCCTGTCACGTTGGTAAGCTGACCAACACCGGATAAAGAAAGGGCCCCGAACGTATGTTCGGGGCCCTTTTTCCTTAGCGGTTCACCTGACCGGGACTGCCGACGTCAAACAGTTTGTTGGGCAGGCTGCCGCCTTTCTGCAGGTCGCCCAGAACCACGGTGGTCTTGGTGCCGTTGCCGTCGTTGATGATCCACTGGCGCAGCTCGACCGGGTTGCCGGTGAACTTCAGCTCGATATTGCCATATTCAGGATGCGCGGGGTCTTGGGCGCGCACGGTGGTCGCGGTGCCGTCATAGTTATGACCCGTCACCATCTTGGCCTGCCCCAGGTTCACATTCGCGGCCAGAATGATCGACAGCGGCGTTTTGGACAGCGGGTATGTCTCTGCCGGTTGGTTGGATTTCTTGTCGTAGATCACAACCGTATTGCTGCCCGCCACGACAATCCCCGAATCCGGTGCGTTGTATTCAAAGCGCACTTTGCCCGGACGTTTGATGTAGATCGTGCCGGTGCTGATCGAGCCGTCGTCGTTGATCTGGGTAAATTCGCCCTTGGCGGTTTTCAGATCGTTAAGATAGCCGGAAATCGCGTTCAGCGGCAGTTTGTCGGCGGCGGCGGGCATCACAGCTGCCAACCCCAGACCAATGGCCAGAACGGTGGTGGTAACAAAACGCATCATAGTCTTCCTATTCTTATTCCAGTGCCTTGCCTTCGACATAGGGCTTCGCGTCATGATATACGATATCACGCAGCAGGATATCGCCTAACACGCCCGAAATGCAAAAGGGGCTGGCCTGTTCCCAAGCCAACCCCCGGCGTCGCAATGACGTTCCGATTATTTTTGCGCGCTACCCCTGCTCTGGTATCAGAATCTCGCGCTTGCCCACGTGGTTGGCTGGCGAAACAAGGCCCGCGTCCTCCATCTGTTCAACCAGACGCGCGGCTTTGTTATAGCCGATGCCCAGTTTCCGCTGGATGTAGGATGTCGAACATTTGCGGTCTTTTGCCACGATCGCCACGGCCGTGTCATATTGCGCGTCTTCGCTGTCGGTATTGCCGCCCAGACCCAGAACCGCGTCGATGTTCCCTTCTTGGTCATCGGAGGGCCCTTCGACCACACCCGACACATAATCAGGTTCACCATAGGCCTTGAGGTGGTTCACGATCTCTTCGACCTCTTCGTCGCTGACAAAGGGACCGTGGCAGCGCACGATCTTGGACCCGCCCGCCATATAGAGCATGTCACCCATGCCAAGGAGCTGTTCGGCGCCCATCTCGCCCAGGATCGTACGGCTGTCGATCTTGGAGGTCACCTGGAAGGAAATCCGCGTCGGGAAGTTCGCCTTGATCGTGCCGGTGATGACATCGACCGAAGGACGCTGTGTTGCCATGATCAGGTGAATACCCGATGCCCGCGCCATCTGTGCCAGACGCTGGATGCAGGCTTCGATCTCTTTGCCCGCGACCATCATCAGATCGGCCATCTCGTCCACGATCACGACGATATAGGGCAGCGCTTCGGGCTTGAATTCATCCGTCTCGAAGATCGGCTCGCCCGTATCCTCGTCAAAGCCGGTCTGAACGGTGCGGCTGAACATCTCTCCCTTGGCCAGGGCCTCGCGGACGCGACCGTTATAGCCTTCGATGTTGCGCACGCCCATCTTGGACATCTTGCGATAGCGCTCTTCCATCTCGCCCACGGTCCACTTCAGCGCGACAACGGCCTTTTTCGGATCGGTCACAACGGGGGACAGCAGATGCGGGATGCCGTCATAGACCGACAGTTCCAGCATCTTGGGGTCGATCATGATCATTCGGCATTCTTCCGGCGTCAGCTTGTACAGCAGCGACAGGATCATTGTGTTAATGGCAACGGATTTACCCGAACCGGTGGTCCCCGCGATCAGCAGGTGAGGCATCTTGGCAAGGTTCGCGACCACAGGGTCACCGCCAATGTCTTTACCCAAGGCCAGCGGCAGACGCATGGTGCTGTCGCCGAAATCACGCGCGGCGAGGATTTCGCGCAGCACGACTTTCTCGCGGTTCTCGTTGGGTAGTTCGATCCCGATCACGCTGCGCCCCGGCACAGTGGACACACGCGCCGACAGTGCCGCCATAGAGCGCGCGATATCGTCCGCCAGACCGATCACACGGCTCGCCTTGAGGCCCGGTGCCGGTTCCAGCTCGTACATGGTGACAACGGGGCCCGGACGGACAGCGACGATTTCACCCTTCACGCCATAGTCATCCAGCACGTTTTCCAGCATGCGCGCGTTCTCTTCCAGCGCGTCGTCGCTCAAGTGCAGGCGTTCGACATTATCCGGGCTTTCCAGCAGGTTCAGCGGCGGCAGTTCAAATCCGGGATGCGTGTCTTCAAAGGTCAACGCAGGCTGTGCCTCGGCCTGAGCCTGTTTGCTAGGCTGCACCGGCTTGCGCATCTGCGGCTGCACCACCTTGCGCGGCTGAGCCACGGGGATCTGCATGGCCGGTTCCCGCTCTGCCTCTTGCAGTGGCAGGTGGCTGTCGGTCATCGGTTCATCATCCAGAACCGCCATATCCGCGTCGTGATCTGGTTCAGAGGGGGTTAGCTCAAGCACGGGGCGTTCCGCGACCAAAGGCGCACGGCTTGCGGTTAAAGGCGGCTCCGCCCGAGTAGGGGAGGGGGCCGGCGCACCGGTCAATGGCGGCTCTTCGCGGCGGGCACCACGCGCGGTGGTATCCAGCAGCAGCGGATCAGGGCCACGCCCGCGACCACGGGTCAAGGGGGCGGTGGTGGCCGTATGCACAGCCCCGCCGGTCCGCACGCGGCTTTTGATCACATCGGCGATCTTGGATTTGATACGGTCGCTGCTGGGGGCTTCGCCCAGTTCGGGTTCAGCCCATGTCTCGACCAGTTCAGGTTCGGGCAGCGGGTCGGCGCGTTTGACCAGCGTCGGCATTTTCGACAGGAGGCCGGTTTTTGGCGCAGCTGCAGGCGCGTCGCTATAGGCCAATTCGTCGTCATAGTATCCTTGGCTGGCCGCGAATTGCGCGTTCTCCTCGGCCTCGATCCGGTTGCGTTCGC
Proteins encoded in this region:
- a CDS encoding DNA translocase FtsK 4TM domain-containing protein, which produces MAYQTRGRDPLLDTNMAEAIEKRGKELLGLGLIALGLMAAMMIGSYTPDDPNFMVSTDAPVQNWLGRMGASLAAPLFMIVGWGAWSVAAILLAWGARFALHRGEERAVGRLIFAPIAVALCSIYGATLTPDAAWLQTHSFGLGGLFGDTVMGVILTVLPIGSTFTIKLMSLLMGVAILAFGAFVVGFTRLELQRLFRFMLVGLIMAYAGLMTLLGRGASGAVAAAQGIQARQLERRERNRIEAEENAQFAASQGYYDDELAYSDAPAAAPKTGLLSKMPTLVKRADPLPEPELVETWAEPELGEAPSSDRIKSKIADVIKSRVRTGGAVHTATTAPLTRGRGRGPDPLLLDTTARGARREEPPLTGAPAPSPTRAEPPLTASRAPLVAERPVLELTPSEPDHDADMAVLDDEPMTDSHLPLQEAEREPAMQIPVAQPRKVVQPQMRKPVQPSKQAQAEAQPALTFEDTHPGFELPPLNLLESPDNVERLHLSDDALEENARMLENVLDDYGVKGEIVAVRPGPVVTMYELEPAPGLKASRVIGLADDIARSMAALSARVSTVPGRSVIGIELPNENREKVVLREILAARDFGDSTMRLPLALGKDIGGDPVVANLAKMPHLLIAGTTGSGKSVAINTMILSLLYKLTPEECRMIMIDPKMLELSVYDGIPHLLSPVVTDPKKAVVALKWTVGEMEERYRKMSKMGVRNIEGYNGRVREALAKGEMFSRTVQTGFDEDTGEPIFETDEFKPEALPYIVVIVDEMADLMMVAGKEIEACIQRLAQMARASGIHLIMATQRPSVDVITGTIKANFPTRISFQVTSKIDSRTILGEMGAEQLLGMGDMLYMAGGSKIVRCHGPFVSDEEVEEIVNHLKAYGEPDYVSGVVEGPSDDQEGNIDAVLGLGGNTDSEDAQYDTAVAIVAKDRKCSTSYIQRKLGIGYNKAARLVEQMEDAGLVSPANHVGKREILIPEQG
- a CDS encoding outer membrane lipoprotein carrier protein LolA: MRFVTTTVLAIGLGLAAVMPAAADKLPLNAISGYLNDLKTAKGEFTQINDDGSISTGTIYIKRPGKVRFEYNAPDSGIVVAGSNTVVIYDKKSNQPAETYPLSKTPLSIILAANVNLGQAKMVTGHNYDGTATTVRAQDPAHPEYGNIELKFTGNPVELRQWIINDGNGTKTTVVLGDLQKGGSLPNKLFDVGSPGQVNR
- a CDS encoding lytic transglycosylase: MSRTFCALIIAVLLASCSGGPTSAPRDLDNACAILKERPEYYRAFRAAERRWGVPVHVQMATIHQESKFIADARTPFRYVIGVIPMGRQSSAFGYSQALDATWDEYLAEAGGFRAKRDRINDASDFMGWYMNKSRDKNGIPLHDAENQYLAYHEGNTGYARQSYNSKPWLVAVARKVRARSDMYQQQIAGCRLSRW